The following is a genomic window from Pseudomonas lurida.
TGGGTGGTCAGGTTGGCCGAGGCCGGTGACTTGCAGGTTATCCAGGGTAATCCACTGTGGGGGCCGCGCTCGCCAATCTATACCGATTGGACACCCAACTTTGACTACGCGCCGAGGTTTGGGCCGCCCAACTATGTCACCTACGGCGCCGTGTACTACAGTGCCGATGACGCCGCCCGCGACCTTCATGCTCGGGTTCATGGACGCAACCTTGCTGAGCAGGCGTACTTCGGTTTTATTCTCCGGCACAAGGACAAGCCGCATTACCTCGCCACCGAAGTAGTGGGCGTTGATGAACGCAACGCTCTGTTCAGCCTGAGCAGTTTGTTCGAAGCGACGGACGACCGTGATTATCGTTTTCCTGCGGGGTTCGTGCCCTGTGGGCTGTTCCGTTCACAGCAATGGCAGCCCATGGGGCTGGCGACGCAAAGTGCCTGGTTAACCCGCTATTTCGTGCGGCCTGCGTTGCTATATGGCGCGATTTACGACAGCAAGCGTGGCGGTGACAAATACGCTAACGGCAAGTACCTCCCGGTTTATTTTTCAACTGAAGACGGCGCTCTGTTGAGGTATGTATCGCTGCCTTACAACGTGGAAAGTGGCGGCCCGCTGGACAGGCTGTTGGCAGCCGACGATGAGGCAGTGGTGTCCGGTAAAAAGACGCCGCAGACCTTTGTCGGTGAGTGCGCCAACCGGGGCGGGCTCTATGTCGTGCGTACCAGCCAGTGCTGGGACAAGCAAGGGGGTGTGCCGCGCACCTGGTCCGGCTACGAGCACCCTACCCGGCGACGCCTCAGCCCGGTGTTTGCCAACCCGGACGATGCGGCGCGCTACGTCGCTGCGATAGTGGGCAAGGGGCGTCAACGGGCCTACGGCGGTGTGGTGCTCAGGATGACCGATGACAGGTTCGTGGCGACTCTGCCGCTGGTGGTGCCTCCTCGAGGCTTTACCATTGACTGGATTTACCCCAATTCGGTGATTGCGCGGGGGTTATACCCGCAGGGGGCCACGATCGTCGCGCGTTATCGTTCGGTGGTCGGGCATGAAGTACGGATGCTGTTGTCGGCCACTCAAAAAGCGATATACCAAAGCATGCTGCCCACCGGAGTAATGGCGAGCCTGTTGCAGCGCGAGGTCAACATTTTGCGTGAATACCTGATCGGGCCCCAAGGCTCGGTCCTGAGTTACCAACTGACGGGCTCTACGGACGAGGAGGCGCTCAAGCAGAACCTGCAGCCGTTGGATTCGCGCAAGGGCGACCTTTGGGACAATGACATCGAGCGCCAGTTACGCAACGGAACCCTGCTCCCCGGTGACTTTGTCACGCAGGTGGCCAAGGCCGGTAATCTGCAGGTGGTCCAAGGCAATTTACTGTGGGGGGGCGCGCGCCCCCTGCGTGGACCTTTCGTTGCGAACATGGTGTCGCCGGCACCTCTGGAGATCAAGCAGGTGTTTGCCGATGCGCCGTGCAGCCCTCTCTTTACCCAAGCCTACGATGCTGTGCGTTATGCACAGCTGCGCTCATCGCCACAAGCGCAGGTGCAATTCGGTTATGTGCTCAAGTCCGTAAAAAAGACGCTGTACATGACGACCTTACCGTTGGTACGTGCCAATTATTCCGACTTCAGGCAGGTCTTTCTCGATGGCCAGTTGCCTCAGGGCTATACGTTGGCGGCCTTGTACTTGTGCGCCTCCACACAGGTGATTGCGCCCACGCGCGATAGCATGGCGACCAGCTTCTTCGCGCCCGGGGCATTGGCCAATGGTGTCGCGTTTGTCAGCAACCTGGCCAAAAACGGCGTTCTGCCGCTTTACCTGCTGTGTGCCGACGGTGCCCTGCTCAGGTATTCATTCAGGAAAAACGGGCCTGAGGCCCTGTATGCGCTGATCTCCCAGGCCTCTGTCGCCGAACGGCAATTGCTGGAAGGCACCTTGCGTGTCGTCGACTATGTGCGCGGGCTCGCGACCCAGGGCGAGCTGTATGTGCGCGTGAGGAGCACGGTGTGGGGAAGGGAACAAGTCGTGACTGCGCAATGGTTGCCTCATGCTGCTGGCTGGCCGGTGGAAGACAACCCGCACTTTCTTTCCTTTTGCGGGCCGCTGTTCAGTCATGCCGATGATGCCGCGCTGTGGGCCGGCGCGCAGTTGGCCGGCTACAAGGGCCGTGAATACCTCGGGGCGGTGTTGGCCGCTCCGGGTAATGTGGGATTTGTGTCACTGGACCCTGTGGAAGACCACCACGCCTGGTTGCAGGACACGATTGCGCAACTGTTTCAGTTTGAGCATTTCGGCTTCGACATCAAACCTGACCATCCCCTGTTCCTCTACACCATTCACGCGGTCCAGGCTTTTTACAAAGTCATCGCCTCGACCATTAGCTCGCGGCCACTGGACCGAGCGCTACTGGAAAATTTTGTATCGAGGGACGATTTGAGCCTGTATCAGGACATTGTGAAAATCAACCGCCCGACCGCCCAGAGTGTGTACTTGACCTGTCGAGGCGGCGCGTTGCTCAAGTATGTGCCCAGTTTCTCGGCAGAGGAGGTACGACTGCTGAGTATCGGCCCTGTGCTTACGCCCAGCGTGCTGGTCAGCCGCTTGCGGGAGAACGGCCAATTGTCTGTGCTGCAAACCGATGCCTTCTGGACGCGCCTGGGGCTACTGGGTAACGAGTGGGAAGTCAAGGATGTGCAGGCCGCACCCGATCCGCAGGCCGTACAGTACGGTCGAGACAAGGACGAACTGTAATCTGCTGGTGGTCAGCGCTTGCGCATCAGGCCGATAAAAAACACCCCGCCAATTGCCGCCGTTGCCACGCCTATGGGCAAGTCTTCGGGGGCGATCAGGGTGCGTGCAGCAACATCTACCCACACCAGGAACAGGCTGCCCAGCAGCACGCACACCGGCAGTAACCGTCGGTGCTCGGCGCCCACCAGGCGCCGGGCAATGTGCGGCACCATCAGCCCGACAAAACCGATGGAGCCGCTGATGGACACCAGTACGCCGGTCATCAGGGACGCGACCAGGAACACCTTCAGCCGCACGTTGCGCGCATTCAGGCCCAAGGTCACGGCGGTCTGCTCGCCGGCCATCAAGGCGTTGAGCGGGCGCGCCAGGCCCAATAGCAAGACCAACCCCAACAGTACCGTGGCGGCGGGGATGGCCAACAACTCCCAGCGCGCGAGCCCCAGCCCGCCGAGCATCCAGAACATCACCGCCGAGGCCGCGCGATGGTCGCCCATGAACAGCAACAGGTTGGCCGCCGCCATCATCACAAACGACACGGCTACCCCGCACAGCAGCAGGCGATCACTCTCCAGCCGGCCGTTGCGGCTGGCCACTGCCAGCACCACCAACATGCTCAGCAACGCGCCGATGAACGCGGCGGCGGGCAGCGTGAGCAGGCCGACGATCTCACCAACGTGCAGCACCACGATGACTGCGCCGAGTGTCGCACCGGAGGTCACGCCGAGCAGGTGCGGGTCGGCCAGCGGGTTGCGCGTCACCGCTTGCAATACCGCGCCGATCAGGGCCAGCCCGGCGCCTACCAATGCACCGAGCAGCATGCGCGGCACACGGATCAGCCACACAATGTGTGCCTGCCCGGTGCTCCAGTTCACCTCACCCAGGCCGAACACCTTGTTCAGCAAGATCCGCCACACCACGTCCACCGGCACCCGCGCCGAGCCGAACCCCAGCGAGAGCACGCAGGAGACCAGCAACAGCGCGCCAAGGGCGACCAGCAGCAAGGCGTAGCGACGGGTGATCATTCGCCGTGGAATCCTTTGGCCAACGTTTCCACCGCGAGCACGTTATCGATGCCCGGCGTCGCCTGCACGTAGGGAATCACGATAAAGCGCTGGTTCTTGATGGCGTCTACCGATTGCAGGGCCGGGTTGTCGAGCAGGAATTGCACTTTTTGATCGGCAGTGATTTCGCTGTAGTCGACGATCACGATCACCTGGGGGTTGCGCTCCACCACGGTCTCCCAATTGACCCGGGTCCAGCTGGCATCGATGTCATCGAGAATATTGCGCCCGCCGGCGGCATCGATCAGCGCCTGCGGCATGCCCAGCCGGCCAGAAGTCATGGCGCGGTCTTCGCCGCTGTCGTAGAGAAATACCCGTGGTTTGTCGGCGGGCAGGTCTTTCTGCACCTCGGCAACCTGGGCCCGCATCTGTGCGATCAACGCATTGGCGCGGTCCTGCACGTCGAAGATCCTGCCCAGGTTGCGCAGGTCGTTGTAGGTGTCTTCCAGGGTGGCGGCGGGGCGTTTCATCACGAATGCGCACGACTCGGTCAGCTCATACACGTTGATACCCAGCGGCTGCAGGGTGTTCGGCGTGAGGTCGCCGCCCACGCGCATGCCGTAGTCCCAGCCGGCAAAGAAAAAGTCGACGTTGGCGTTCAACAGGGTTTCCACCGACGGGTACTTGCTTGCCAGCTCCGGCAGGCCGTCGAGCAGGTGCGCCATCTCAGGCGTCACGGACTTCCACCCGGTGACGCCGCTGTAGCCGGCCATGCGTGACTTGAGCCCCAGCGCGAGCATCATCTGCGTCATGTTGATGTCATGGCTGACCGCGTGTTGCGGGGCTTGCTGGAAGGTCACGTCGCGGTTGCAGCTTTTGACGGTCACCGGGTAATGGGTCGCTTCGGCGAACGCAGACGTCGCAGCGAGGAGCAGAGCAACAGCGGAGCAGGCGCGCAGGATCATGGTTGGGTTATCCAAGTGATTCGAGGGTAGCCGGACAGGGGATGGGTGTCGATCAAGGCGTCGACGCCAAAGACGTCGCGCAGCAGCTCGGCGGTCAGTACTTCATGGGGCGTGCCGCTGGCAACGATGCGGCCGTGGTCGATCACATAGAGACGATCACAAAAGGCGGCAGCCAGGTTCAGGTCATGAATACTGGCCAGGGTGCCGATGTTCAGGCGCTTGACCAGCCGCAACAGCTCCAGCTGATAGCGCGGGTCGAGGTGGTTGGTCGGCTCGTCGAGGATCAGCAGTTGCGGTTCCTGGGCCAGTGCACGGGCAAGAATCACGCGCTGTTTTTCACCGCCGGACAGGGTCGCGAACGCATGGTCTTCGAAGCCCTGCATGCCGACCGCCGCCAGCATGTTGTGAACGAGCTGCTGGTCCTGCAGTGTGTCGCCATCGAACAAACCCTTGTGGGGCGTGCGGCCCATGGCGACCACTTCATCCACGCGCAGTCCGAACGCATCGGGGAACTCCTGCAGCACCACGGCAATGCGTTGTGCGCACCATTTCGCGCTGTGTTTCCACACGTTCTGATGCGCCAGTTGCACGGTTCCCTGAGCGGGTTTGCTGAACCGGTAGGCACAGCGCAACAGGCTGGTCTTGCCGCTGCCATTGGGGCCGATCAGCCCGACAAACTCTCCTGCGCCGACCTGCAGGCTGGCGTCACGCAGTTGGAACTGGTGATGGCAGTGGCCGTGACCCGATGGGCTCCAGGCCAGGTCGTTGAGGGTGAGTGAGGTCATCAGAAGGTGTAGTCCGCCGTGACGAAGAACGAGCGCGGCTCACCGAGGATCCATTGCTGGCCGTCGTTGTACTGGCTGACGGCGTACGTGCGGTCGAACAGGTTGTTCAGTTGCAGGCCCAGGGTGGTGTTGCGCAGGGCCTTCCATGACACGTTGGCGTCGACCACGGTGTAGCTTGGCAGCTCGTTCTGGTTGGCCATGTCGGCATAACGTGCATCGACATAACGCACGCCGGCACCGGCGCGGATGTCGTCGGTCACGGCCTTGCTCAACCACAGGTTGGCGGTGCGGCGTGGTACGTCCACCGGGCGGTTACCGTCACGGGACACCTGCACGCCGCCGACGTCCTGCTTGAAGTCGTCGTACTGCGCGTGCACCCACGCCGCGTTGGCTTGCAACTGCCAGGCATTCGGCAGTTGCAGATCAAGGCTGGCCTCCAGGCCACGCGAGGATTGCTGGCCGACTTGCTGCTTGAGTTCCGGGTCGCCCGGCACATCGGTGAGCAGTTTCTTCTTGACGATGTGGTAGGCCGCCAACGTCCACTCACCGCGTTGGTCCCAGAACGCCTGCTTGATGCCGATTTCGGTCTGCTTGGCAGTGGACAGGTCAAACTGTTGCTGGCTCGGGCTCAGGGAAATCAGGCCGCCGACGCCGTCGGTGCTAGTGGAATACTGGCCGTAAACCGACGTGTCCGGTGTGATGGCGTAGACCAGGCCGGCCTTCCAGTTGTTGCCGGTGAGGGTCTTGCCGGTTCGGCTGCCATTGCGCAAATCATCCCGCTCGACCTGGGCATAGTCACGGCGGATGCCGGTGATCAGCGACAACTGGTCGGTAAGTTGCAGGCGGTTTTCCGCGAAGCCGGCGACGGTTTTGGTGGTGGTGGCGAACAGCGGCTTGAACGGGTCATTACTGGCGAACTGGCCGGGCGCCGGGTGGTGGATGTCGATGGGTTGGCCACCGGTAAAGGTGTCCCCGAACGGCGAGTTGCTGGCCAGGCGGAAGCGGATACGGTTGTATTCCACCCCGGCCACGGTCTGGCTGTCGAGGCCGAACAGCGTGTGCTTGAAGGTGAAGGTCTGGCGGTCGCCCACTTGTTCTTGATTGTGCTTGATGCCGAAGTTGCCGCTGCGGGTCAGTTGGCCGTCGGTGAAGTTGTAGTTCTCGGCGTTCTGCCAGCGGCGCTGGTTTTTCAGGTAGAACAATTCGTTGGTGGCACTGACGCTGTCGTTGATCTGCCACTCGCTGGTCAGGCGCGTCCACTGGTCGTTGTAGTGCTGGGTATCGTTGCTGACGTTGTAGTTCTTGTCGCGCAGGCCTTTGTGCAACTGGCCGTTGATCAGCGGCGTACCGAAGTAGTTTTGCGGGCGCTGGTCACCGTAGTCGCTGGCCAGGGTAAAGCTCAGGTTGTCCGCCGCCTGCCAGCGCAGGGCTCCGCTGACAAAGTCGCTGCTCGAGTCGCCACGGTCGATGAAGCCGTTGCTGCGCAGGCGATTGACGTTGAGGCGATAGCTCAGGGTGTCGGTCAGCGAGCCGCCGCTGTCCAGGGCTTCTTGCTGGCGGTCATAGGCGCCATAGCCCAGGCGGATGTGGTTTTCGATCTCGCCTTCAAACGGCTTTTTCGGCACGGTATTGATCACCGCGCCGGTGGCGCCTTCGCCGTACAGCACTGAGGCTGGGCCGCGCAGGACGTCCACGCGTTCCACCGACCAGGTGTCGACGGGAAAGGTCGAGGTGCCCATGCCCATGTACATGCGGTTGCCGTCGTACAGCTGCATCACCGAGCCCTGGCCGGTAAACCCACGGGCCGACAGCGAAGTACCACCGTCGCCCGGCGAACCGGTCCTGCTGATGCCGGTGGCGCGGGAAATCGCGTCTTGCACGCTGGCATCGCCACGCTCGCGGATCTGCGCGCCGGTCTGGCTTTCGACACTGCCTGGGGTTTGCAAGGCCGTGAGGTTCAGGCGCGAACCGGCGGTGGTCGGGGTCTTGAGGTCGACGCGTTCATCGTCAACGGCGCTAGCGGTGACGGGGCTGGCGGGCAGGGTCAGGGCCTGGGCATGGTTATGCAGGGCGAGCAGGCACAGGC
Proteins encoded in this region:
- a CDS encoding DUF4329 domain-containing protein, translating into MSRTPRAANATPILPALSPPFITADDAARWAHDQIDHPVADKEYGGAILKQGNRYFATTPLADQQVSFDHRILLATDADDNFIAPRGYICEALYHSHPLNTAQVKAHNPGMSDEQASVFVSFFSPADLSFIIEHRRSVKAHYLCGPEGSLLKYTSSGSALESLLRKRILGEEPFAPSSDFESLIWQAVQAGDLRVVVANAHWGGVRGRVKQGWRINTAVAQVTEEQPFFTQIFEQADAAVLAARALFPAGAAQGFVLKHTRDESYVAIYPEALSAPLFSPVARFPTRADGQLRLPSNVRLEAIYYRSSPAALDLPAHEPWLYSTFFTPTEVAAAIAQARTTASLQDKARGLRLYLQASDGALLELDVPGATTALASEPAAGTIEDNGAQAALLAGTLSPRNYVRRVIASTSVSVVEAGLLWRDVGPVDERSTVLGGPSRAVLSRFFISAHDAAVYAHEQIGRKRQHAYGGYVLKDDEGGFLITEPQASNANPFAHLLFMPADGKGPSIPPEPYQIHARYGSHVALSMVDPSWVEQRRWTREEAEINLQVFSAEEIHDVILHKRPAYLSGSEDCLLVYTPSESDSQTRLLRLTAPQAGGSEAQKQLGSGQRKPAQWVVRLAEAGDLQVIQGNPLWGPRSPIYTDWTPNFDYAPRFGPPNYVTYGAVYYSADDAARDLHARVHGRNLAEQAYFGFILRHKDKPHYLATEVVGVDERNALFSLSSLFEATDDRDYRFPAGFVPCGLFRSQQWQPMGLATQSAWLTRYFVRPALLYGAIYDSKRGGDKYANGKYLPVYFSTEDGALLRYVSLPYNVESGGPLDRLLAADDEAVVSGKKTPQTFVGECANRGGLYVVRTSQCWDKQGGVPRTWSGYEHPTRRRLSPVFANPDDAARYVAAIVGKGRQRAYGGVVLRMTDDRFVATLPLVVPPRGFTIDWIYPNSVIARGLYPQGATIVARYRSVVGHEVRMLLSATQKAIYQSMLPTGVMASLLQREVNILREYLIGPQGSVLSYQLTGSTDEEALKQNLQPLDSRKGDLWDNDIERQLRNGTLLPGDFVTQVAKAGNLQVVQGNLLWGGARPLRGPFVANMVSPAPLEIKQVFADAPCSPLFTQAYDAVRYAQLRSSPQAQVQFGYVLKSVKKTLYMTTLPLVRANYSDFRQVFLDGQLPQGYTLAALYLCASTQVIAPTRDSMATSFFAPGALANGVAFVSNLAKNGVLPLYLLCADGALLRYSFRKNGPEALYALISQASVAERQLLEGTLRVVDYVRGLATQGELYVRVRSTVWGREQVVTAQWLPHAAGWPVEDNPHFLSFCGPLFSHADDAALWAGAQLAGYKGREYLGAVLAAPGNVGFVSLDPVEDHHAWLQDTIAQLFQFEHFGFDIKPDHPLFLYTIHAVQAFYKVIASTISSRPLDRALLENFVSRDDLSLYQDIVKINRPTAQSVYLTCRGGALLKYVPSFSAEEVRLLSIGPVLTPSVLVSRLRENGQLSVLQTDAFWTRLGLLGNEWEVKDVQAAPDPQAVQYGRDKDEL
- a CDS encoding FecCD family ABC transporter permease, giving the protein MITRRYALLLVALGALLLVSCVLSLGFGSARVPVDVVWRILLNKVFGLGEVNWSTGQAHIVWLIRVPRMLLGALVGAGLALIGAVLQAVTRNPLADPHLLGVTSGATLGAVIVVLHVGEIVGLLTLPAAAFIGALLSMLVVLAVASRNGRLESDRLLLCGVAVSFVMMAAANLLLFMGDHRAASAVMFWMLGGLGLARWELLAIPAATVLLGLVLLLGLARPLNALMAGEQTAVTLGLNARNVRLKVFLVASLMTGVLVSISGSIGFVGLMVPHIARRLVGAEHRRLLPVCVLLGSLFLVWVDVAARTLIAPEDLPIGVATAAIGGVFFIGLMRKR
- a CDS encoding ABC transporter substrate-binding protein, with translation MILRACSAVALLLAATSAFAEATHYPVTVKSCNRDVTFQQAPQHAVSHDINMTQMMLALGLKSRMAGYSGVTGWKSVTPEMAHLLDGLPELASKYPSVETLLNANVDFFFAGWDYGMRVGGDLTPNTLQPLGINVYELTESCAFVMKRPAATLEDTYNDLRNLGRIFDVQDRANALIAQMRAQVAEVQKDLPADKPRVFLYDSGEDRAMTSGRLGMPQALIDAAGGRNILDDIDASWTRVNWETVVERNPQVIVIVDYSEITADQKVQFLLDNPALQSVDAIKNQRFIVIPYVQATPGIDNVLAVETLAKGFHGE
- a CDS encoding ABC transporter ATP-binding protein; this encodes MTSLTLNDLAWSPSGHGHCHHQFQLRDASLQVGAGEFVGLIGPNGSGKTSLLRCAYRFSKPAQGTVQLAHQNVWKHSAKWCAQRIAVVLQEFPDAFGLRVDEVVAMGRTPHKGLFDGDTLQDQQLVHNMLAAVGMQGFEDHAFATLSGGEKQRVILARALAQEPQLLILDEPTNHLDPRYQLELLRLVKRLNIGTLASIHDLNLAAAFCDRLYVIDHGRIVASGTPHEVLTAELLRDVFGVDALIDTHPLSGYPRITWITQP
- a CDS encoding TonB-dependent receptor; translation: MNKYLASGLCLLALHNHAQALTLPASPVTASAVDDERVDLKTPTTAGSRLNLTALQTPGSVESQTGAQIRERGDASVQDAISRATGISRTGSPGDGGTSLSARGFTGQGSVMQLYDGNRMYMGMGTSTFPVDTWSVERVDVLRGPASVLYGEGATGAVINTVPKKPFEGEIENHIRLGYGAYDRQQEALDSGGSLTDTLSYRLNVNRLRSNGFIDRGDSSSDFVSGALRWQAADNLSFTLASDYGDQRPQNYFGTPLINGQLHKGLRDKNYNVSNDTQHYNDQWTRLTSEWQINDSVSATNELFYLKNQRRWQNAENYNFTDGQLTRSGNFGIKHNQEQVGDRQTFTFKHTLFGLDSQTVAGVEYNRIRFRLASNSPFGDTFTGGQPIDIHHPAPGQFASNDPFKPLFATTTKTVAGFAENRLQLTDQLSLITGIRRDYAQVERDDLRNGSRTGKTLTGNNWKAGLVYAITPDTSVYGQYSTSTDGVGGLISLSPSQQQFDLSTAKQTEIGIKQAFWDQRGEWTLAAYHIVKKKLLTDVPGDPELKQQVGQQSSRGLEASLDLQLPNAWQLQANAAWVHAQYDDFKQDVGGVQVSRDGNRPVDVPRRTANLWLSKAVTDDIRAGAGVRYVDARYADMANQNELPSYTVVDANVSWKALRNTTLGLQLNNLFDRTYAVSQYNDGQQWILGEPRSFFVTADYTF